A DNA window from Megalobrama amblycephala isolate DHTTF-2021 linkage group LG11, ASM1881202v1, whole genome shotgun sequence contains the following coding sequences:
- the psmd12 gene encoding 26S proteasome non-ATPase regulatory subunit 12 has protein sequence MAEDRVERSDGRIVKMEVDYSVTVDQRLPECEKMARDGRLQEAIESLLSLEKQTRTASDMVSTSRILVGIVQICYEAKDWDALNENIMLLSKRRSQLKQAVAKMVQECYTYVDAESDLSIKLRLIDTLRTVTAGKIYVEIERARLTKTLACIKEQNGEVKEAASILQELQVETYGSMEKKEKAEFILEQMRLCIAVKDYIRTQIISKKINTKFFQDEGTEDLKLKYYNLMIQVDLHEGSYLSICKHYRAIYDTPCILEDASKWQQALKSVVLYVILAPYDNEQSDLVHRISTDKKLEEIPKYRDLLKQFTTMELMRWSSVVEDYGKELREGSMGTPDTDVFTYSEEGEKRWKDLKNRVVEHNIRIMAKYYTSITMGRMAALLDLSIDESEEFLSNLVVNKTIYAKVDRLAGIINFQRPKDPNDLLNDWSQKLNSLMSLVNKTTHLIAKEEMIHNLQ, from the exons ATGGCTGAGGACAGAGTTGAACGATCAGATGGACGGATAGTAAAGATGGAGGTTGACTACAGTGTCACTGTAGATCAACGTCTGCCTGAGTGTGAGAAAATGGCCAGA gaTGGCAGACTACAGGAGGCCATCGAGAGTCTGCTGTCACTAGAGAAGCAAACAAGAACT GCTTCAGATATGGTGTCCACCTCCAGGATCTTGGTGGGTATAGTTCAGATATGCTATGAAGCCAAAGACTGGGATGCCTTGAACGAAAACATCATGCTACTGTCTAAGAGAAGAAGTCAGTTGAAGCAG GCTGTTGCAAAGATGGTACAGGAATGTTATACATATGTCGATGCTGAGAGtgacctgtcaatcaaactcagACTCATCGACACGCTACgcacagtcactgctggaaag ATATATGTGGAGATTGAGCGTGCCAGGCTGACTAAAACATTGGCCTGTATCAAAGAGCAAAATGGAGAGGTGAAAGAGGCTGCATCCATTCTGCAGGAACTGCAG GTGGAAACATATGGCTCAATGGAAAAGAAGGAGAAGGCAGAGTTCATTCTGGAGCAGATGAGGCTGTGCATTGCTGTCAAGGACTACATTCGCACACAGATCATTAGCAAAAAGATCAACACTAAGTTTTTCCAGGATGAGGGCACTGAG GACTTGAAACTGAAATATTATAATCTGATGATTCAAGTTGATCTGCACGAGGGCTCCTACTTGTCCATATGCAAACATTACCGAGCCATATATGACACTCCTTGTATACTAGAAGACGCATCCAAATGGCAGCAG GCTCTCAAGAGTGTGGTGCTCTACGTGATTTTGGCTCCTTATGACAATGAACAGTCTGATTTAGTTCATAGAATCAGCACTGACAAGAAACTGGAGGAAATACCCAAATACAG GGATCTCCTGAAACAATTCACCACCATGGAGCTGATGCGCTGGTCATCTGTAGTGGAGGATTATGGAAAGGAACTGAGGGAGGGTTCCATGGGAACTCCTGACACTGATGTCTTCACCTACTCAGAAGAGGGAGAAAAGAGATGGAAGGATCTGAAGAACAGAGTGGTAGAACAT AACATCAGAATAATGGCAAAGTATTACACAAGTATCACAATGGGGAGAATGGCAGCACTGCTCGACCTCTCTATTGAT gAATCAGAGGAGTTCTTATCAAACCTGGTGGTCAACAAGACCATCTATGCGAAAGTGGACCGCCTCGCTGGTATCATTAATTTCCAGAGGCCTAAAGACCCTAACGATCTTCTGAATGATTGGTCTCAAAAACTGAACTCTCTCATGTCTCTGGTCAACAAAACCACTCATCTCATTGCCAAAGAAGAGATGATCCACAACCTCCAGTAG